From a region of the Prevotella melaninogenica genome:
- a CDS encoding MATE family efflux transporter: MQLLDNWNKEILRLAIPSIISNVTVPLLGLVDLAVVGHIGNETYISAIAVGSMIFNVMYWLLGFLRMGTSGMTSQAYGRQDGQECMNILVRTLTIGVGMGVLFVGAQRGIEWGMLRLMNTPEASWHFVATYFRIVIWGAPAMLGLYGLTGWFIGMQDTRTPMVVAVLQNVVNILASLFFVFVFDWKISGVAAGTALAQWAGFVVSLYAAYKRITSGKDRGLALGKERRVALQTTFRHVFIMRGEWGEFFRVNKDIFLRTLCLVAVNFFFTSAGGKQGAMMLAVNTLLMTLFTLFSYLMDGFAYAGEALSGKYYGAGDKEGLRITVRRLFGFGVIMALMFTAVYVFGGVGFLCLLTSDTAVVTAAQPYLFWAYLIPIVGMAAFVLDGVFIGLTATKGMLFSTAMAMITFFVVYYLFWNSYGNNALWIAFLSFLGMRGFASILWARRCLVII; encoded by the coding sequence ATGCAGTTGTTGGATAACTGGAATAAGGAGATTTTACGCCTTGCCATCCCCTCTATTATAAGTAATGTGACTGTTCCATTGTTAGGTCTTGTTGACTTGGCAGTGGTAGGACATATTGGGAATGAAACCTATATCAGTGCGATAGCAGTCGGTTCGATGATATTCAATGTGATGTACTGGCTATTAGGATTCCTACGCATGGGAACGAGTGGTATGACATCACAAGCATATGGACGACAAGACGGGCAGGAATGTATGAATATTCTTGTGCGTACACTGACAATAGGAGTGGGAATGGGAGTCCTCTTTGTCGGGGCACAGCGTGGTATAGAGTGGGGGATGCTTCGGCTAATGAATACGCCAGAGGCTTCGTGGCACTTTGTTGCTACCTACTTCAGAATCGTTATATGGGGTGCACCTGCCATGTTGGGACTCTACGGACTGACTGGATGGTTTATCGGAATGCAAGATACGCGTACGCCAATGGTGGTGGCTGTGTTGCAGAATGTGGTTAATATCCTTGCCTCTTTGTTTTTCGTTTTTGTATTTGACTGGAAAATCAGTGGTGTTGCTGCAGGTACAGCTTTGGCTCAGTGGGCAGGCTTTGTAGTCTCTTTATATGCTGCATACAAGCGGATAACATCTGGGAAAGATCGGGGATTGGCTTTGGGGAAAGAACGTCGTGTAGCCTTGCAGACAACCTTCCGTCATGTATTTATCATGAGAGGAGAATGGGGTGAGTTCTTCCGTGTAAACAAAGATATCTTCTTGCGAACACTTTGTTTGGTGGCAGTGAACTTCTTCTTTACGTCAGCTGGAGGAAAACAGGGAGCAATGATGTTGGCTGTGAATACATTATTAATGACCTTGTTTACGCTCTTCTCTTATCTGATGGATGGTTTTGCATATGCAGGAGAGGCGCTTAGTGGTAAGTATTATGGCGCAGGAGATAAAGAAGGACTGCGTATAACAGTTCGTCGACTCTTTGGTTTTGGAGTCATTATGGCATTGATGTTTACTGCGGTTTACGTCTTTGGCGGTGTAGGTTTCCTTTGTCTTCTCACAAGTGATACGGCTGTTGTGACAGCTGCACAGCCTTATCTCTTTTGGGCTTACCTTATTCCTATAGTAGGAATGGCAGCTTTTGTGTTAGATGGAGTCTTTATCGGCTTGACAGCTACTAAGGGAATGTTGTTCTCAACAGCTATGGCAATGATAACATTCTTCGTTGTCTATTATTTGTTTTGGAATAGTTATGGAAATAACGCCTTATGGATAGCTTTTCTATCGTTTCTTGGAATGAGAGGATTTGCCTCTATTCTCTGGGCACGTAGATGTTTAGTAATAATTTAA
- a CDS encoding GTP-binding protein: MNIKETPVLLLTGYLGSGKTTLVNKILANKKGIKFAVIVNDIGEVNIDADLIEAGGVVDQKDDSLVALQNGCICCTLKMDLVQQLNEIVSQQKFDYIVIEASGICEPAPIAQTICAYPQMYPDLAKKGKAVLDSIVTVVDARRMCDEFSAGNDLLKKDLQEDDIENLLIQQIEFCNIILLNKVDDVSKEELGLVKKIIRSLQPKAEIIECNYGDVDLDKILNTGDFNFDKVATSASWIAEIEGHDEEEDEHEHHHDHDEHEHHHDEHDEHHHDHHHHHHCHHHHGLENEESGEALEYNIQTFVYYARRPFDINFFDDFVARQWPKQIIRCKGLCYFSNEKDICYVFEQAGKQVSLRNAGQWYATMPPFQLRAFLENNPKLKKDWEEPYGDRMQKLVFIGQDLDKEAITKALDTCLTDF; this comes from the coding sequence ATGAATATAAAAGAGACTCCTGTCCTCCTGCTTACAGGTTATTTAGGCAGCGGTAAGACAACGTTAGTAAACAAGATTCTTGCCAACAAGAAAGGTATTAAGTTTGCCGTTATTGTCAACGACATCGGTGAAGTGAATATTGATGCTGACCTCATTGAGGCAGGTGGCGTTGTCGATCAGAAGGATGATTCGCTCGTTGCACTCCAAAATGGTTGTATCTGTTGTACGCTGAAGATGGACTTAGTGCAGCAATTGAACGAAATTGTTTCACAGCAAAAGTTCGACTATATTGTTATCGAGGCAAGTGGTATCTGTGAGCCTGCCCCTATCGCACAGACTATCTGCGCATATCCACAAATGTATCCAGACCTTGCTAAGAAAGGTAAGGCAGTACTTGATTCTATTGTGACTGTTGTTGATGCACGTCGTATGTGTGATGAATTCTCTGCTGGCAACGACCTTTTGAAGAAAGACTTGCAAGAAGATGACATTGAGAACTTACTTATCCAGCAGATTGAGTTCTGTAATATTATTCTTCTTAATAAGGTGGATGATGTCAGCAAAGAGGAATTAGGACTGGTGAAGAAGATTATCCGTTCACTTCAACCAAAGGCTGAGATTATCGAGTGTAATTATGGAGATGTTGACTTAGATAAAATCCTCAATACAGGAGACTTCAACTTTGACAAGGTTGCTACCTCTGCTTCATGGATTGCAGAGATTGAAGGTCACGATGAGGAAGAGGATGAACATGAACATCATCACGATCATGATGAGCATGAACACCACCACGATGAGCATGACGAACACCATCACGACCATCACCATCACCACCACTGCCACCATCATCACGGTTTGGAGAATGAAGAAAGCGGTGAAGCTTTGGAGTATAACATCCAGACCTTCGTTTACTATGCACGCCGTCCATTCGACATTAATTTCTTTGATGACTTCGTAGCACGTCAGTGGCCTAAGCAGATTATTCGTTGTAAAGGGCTCTGCTATTTCTCTAATGAGAAGGATATCTGTTATGTCTTTGAGCAGGCTGGTAAGCAGGTGAGCCTTCGCAATGCAGGTCAATGGTATGCTACAATGCCACCATTCCAGTTGCGCGCGTTCCTTGAAAATAATCCTAAACTGAAGAAAGATTGGGAGGAGCCATACGGTGACAGAATGCAGAAACTCGTGTTTATTGGTCAAGACCTCGACAAAGAGGCTATCACCAAAGCATTGGATACCTGTCTGACTGATTTCTAA
- a CDS encoding FKBP-type peptidyl-prolyl cis-trans isomerase: protein MGKKQEYKLKNEEYLRELSQKEGIKKLPNGILYEVIKEGSGEGKVTERSIVTCHYRGSLINGNVFDDSWQRGILEAFRVNELITGFQTALCAMHKGDHWRIHIPYQEGYGTKRDGDIPAFSTLIFEIELFSIG, encoded by the coding sequence ATGGGAAAGAAACAAGAATACAAATTAAAGAATGAAGAATACCTTAGAGAACTTAGTCAGAAGGAAGGTATCAAGAAACTTCCTAACGGTATTCTATACGAAGTAATAAAAGAAGGAAGTGGTGAAGGAAAAGTTACTGAGCGTTCTATTGTCACCTGTCATTACCGTGGTAGTCTTATTAACGGTAATGTTTTCGACGATAGTTGGCAGAGAGGTATTCTTGAAGCATTCCGTGTAAACGAACTGATTACAGGATTTCAAACGGCACTCTGTGCGATGCATAAGGGTGACCATTGGCGTATTCATATCCCTTATCAAGAGGGTTATGGAACAAAACGCGATGGTGATATCCCTGCTTTTTCCACATTGATTTTTGAGATAGAACTGTTTTCTATAGGATAA
- a CDS encoding metallophosphoesterase has product MGYGWIIVFLLILLLGCGYVSWHVWQILPLAVVGKWIVVGALLLCIVCFFTNFILGLDNKPMPIAVTLYELGNSAVFIGLYLLLFFLVLDLGRLLRLVPRSFLYNSWAGTVSVVVIMIGLFVYGYFNYLHKERVPLTLLSAKPMKQQHRLVMMTDLHLGYHNRTDEFRKWVDKVNEEQPEAILIAGDIIDGSIRALIDQDMATEFRRLKAPVYACLGNHEYLSGEPRAKKFYQDAGIHLLIDKHSVVPLAGGDSILIVGRDDRTNKKRASLQHLMKSAPKGYYTILMDHQPYHLEEAQQAGIDFQLSGHTHYGQVWPVSWIEDLIYEDAFGPLQKGNTQYYVSSGIGIWGGKFRIGTRSEYVVADIK; this is encoded by the coding sequence ATGGGTTATGGTTGGATAATCGTGTTTCTTTTGATCCTTTTGCTGGGCTGTGGATATGTAAGTTGGCATGTATGGCAGATTCTGCCCCTTGCTGTAGTAGGTAAGTGGATTGTCGTTGGAGCATTGTTGCTTTGCATCGTATGCTTCTTTACCAATTTTATATTGGGTTTGGATAATAAGCCAATGCCAATAGCTGTTACATTATATGAACTTGGCAATTCTGCTGTGTTTATCGGGCTGTATCTGTTATTATTCTTTCTTGTGCTCGACCTGGGAAGATTACTTCGTCTTGTTCCTCGTTCCTTCCTTTATAATAGTTGGGCAGGTACAGTATCGGTAGTTGTTATTATGATTGGATTGTTCGTTTATGGATATTTCAATTATTTGCACAAAGAGCGTGTACCCTTAACTTTACTGTCAGCAAAACCGATGAAACAACAGCATCGTTTGGTAATGATGACCGACCTACATTTAGGTTATCATAATCGTACAGATGAGTTCAGAAAGTGGGTTGATAAGGTGAATGAAGAGCAACCAGAGGCTATTCTCATAGCAGGAGATATTATTGATGGTAGTATTCGTGCGTTAATAGACCAAGATATGGCAACTGAGTTTCGTCGTCTGAAGGCTCCTGTTTATGCTTGTTTAGGAAATCATGAGTATCTAAGTGGTGAACCTCGTGCAAAGAAGTTCTATCAAGATGCAGGGATTCATCTGCTCATTGATAAACATAGTGTGGTGCCTTTGGCAGGTGGTGACTCAATTCTTATTGTAGGACGCGATGATAGGACGAATAAAAAACGTGCCAGCCTACAGCATTTGATGAAGTCTGCTCCAAAGGGGTATTATACGATTCTTATGGATCATCAGCCTTATCACTTGGAAGAGGCACAGCAAGCTGGTATAGACTTCCAACTCTCTGGTCACACGCATTATGGTCAGGTATGGCCTGTAAGTTGGATAGAAGACCTTATCTATGAGGATGCTTTCGGACCTTTACAGAAAGGGAATACACAATATTACGTGTCTTCTGGAATCGGTATTTGGGGTGGTAAGTTCCGTATCGGAACAAGGTCTGAATATGTAGTAGCTGATATCAAGTAG